In one window of Streptomyces sp. NBC_00193 DNA:
- a CDS encoding alpha-galactosidase: MPAALPPVTFDPASGIAVLRTPNSVYALRIGPDGSPRHLHWGAPLDTAALTLLPEAVSPAASSFEAGAAADELAPQTGARFGPAGLQVRFADGTVGAQWEFAGHRIDGGELRLYLADRHYPLRTELCYRVRPGSDVVERWVELTHTGAGVEAEAGAESGAGAGVEAGPITVDRLDSASWTAPTLADYRLSHLTGGWNSEFQLHRDRLPVAETVLTSRRGLTGHHASPWLALDDGAATEERGEVWSTALAWSGSWRITLHRDAVGRTTWTGGFGHEGLRWTLEPGGSLSTPVFAGLYTPHGFGAASRAWHGYVADHVLPEPERERPVLYNSWEATGFDVDQAGQIKLAHLAAGLGAELFVLDDGWFGARRDDRAGLGDWTPRPEAFPEGLRPLADEVHRLGMTFGLWVEPEMVNRDSELYRAHPDWVIHSPTREATELRHQLVLNFARPEVEAWAQRTLDRLVRDHGVGWLKWDANRAFTEAGWEGNPDPDRLWIDHTRAVYRVMDRLRAGHPGLRIEACAGGGGRADLGILARTDQAWTSDNTDPVDRIAIQDGFSQLFPARTMAAWVTDSPNTATGRRTPLRFRFHVAMSGALGLGGDLTGWSAEELDEAAALVAQYKQIRPLVQYGIQHRLKGAGGVTAVHYAAGDGGEHAVLAWRPATRFGHRPAPLGLPALDTGAHYLDPDRDQVHSGAVLVHRGIELALPAGDYASRLIRLRRITP; encoded by the coding sequence GTGCCTGCCGCGCTCCCGCCCGTCACCTTCGACCCCGCTTCCGGCATCGCCGTGCTCCGCACCCCGAACAGCGTGTACGCCCTGCGCATCGGCCCCGACGGCAGCCCGCGGCACTTGCATTGGGGCGCACCGCTCGACACCGCCGCCCTGACCCTGCTGCCGGAGGCCGTCTCCCCCGCCGCGAGCAGCTTCGAGGCCGGGGCCGCGGCGGACGAGCTGGCTCCGCAGACCGGGGCGCGGTTCGGTCCGGCGGGCCTCCAGGTCCGCTTCGCCGACGGAACCGTGGGCGCCCAGTGGGAGTTCGCCGGACACCGCATCGACGGCGGCGAACTGCGGCTGTACCTCGCGGACCGCCACTATCCCCTGCGCACGGAGCTCTGCTACCGCGTCCGGCCGGGCAGTGACGTCGTCGAACGCTGGGTGGAGCTCACGCACACCGGAGCCGGGGTCGAGGCCGAAGCCGGGGCCGAATCCGGGGCCGGAGCCGGGGTCGAAGCCGGTCCGATCACCGTCGACCGGCTGGACTCCGCCTCCTGGACGGCCCCGACGCTCGCCGACTACCGGCTCAGCCACCTCACGGGCGGCTGGAACAGCGAGTTCCAGCTGCACCGCGACCGGCTTCCCGTCGCCGAGACCGTCCTGACCAGCCGCCGTGGGCTCACCGGCCACCACGCCAGCCCCTGGCTCGCCCTCGACGACGGCGCCGCGACCGAGGAGCGGGGCGAGGTGTGGAGCACCGCCCTCGCCTGGAGCGGAAGTTGGCGCATCACGCTGCACCGCGACGCGGTCGGCCGCACCACCTGGACGGGAGGGTTCGGCCACGAGGGGCTGCGCTGGACCCTGGAACCGGGCGGCAGCCTGAGCACCCCCGTGTTCGCCGGGCTCTACACCCCGCACGGCTTCGGCGCGGCCAGCCGGGCCTGGCACGGCTACGTCGCGGACCACGTACTGCCGGAGCCCGAACGGGAGCGGCCCGTCCTCTACAACTCCTGGGAGGCCACCGGCTTCGACGTCGACCAGGCCGGCCAGATCAAGCTGGCCCACCTGGCCGCCGGACTCGGCGCCGAGCTGTTCGTCCTGGACGACGGCTGGTTCGGCGCACGGCGCGACGACCGGGCCGGGCTGGGCGACTGGACCCCGCGCCCCGAGGCCTTTCCCGAGGGGCTGCGCCCCCTCGCAGACGAGGTCCACCGCCTCGGCATGACCTTCGGTCTGTGGGTGGAGCCCGAAATGGTCAACCGGGACAGCGAGTTGTACCGCGCCCATCCCGACTGGGTCATCCACTCCCCCACCCGGGAGGCGACCGAACTGCGTCATCAGCTCGTACTGAACTTCGCCCGGCCCGAGGTAGAGGCCTGGGCCCAGCGCACCCTGGACCGTCTCGTACGCGACCACGGGGTGGGCTGGCTCAAGTGGGACGCCAACCGCGCCTTCACCGAGGCCGGCTGGGAGGGGAACCCCGATCCCGACCGGCTGTGGATCGACCACACCCGGGCCGTCTACCGCGTCATGGACCGGCTGCGCGCCGGCCACCCGGGCCTGCGCATCGAGGCGTGCGCGGGCGGTGGCGGGCGCGCCGACCTCGGCATCCTGGCCCGCACCGACCAGGCGTGGACCTCCGACAACACCGACCCCGTCGACCGGATCGCGATCCAGGACGGCTTCAGCCAGCTCTTCCCGGCCCGGACCATGGCCGCGTGGGTCACCGACAGCCCCAACACGGCCACCGGCCGGCGCACCCCGCTGCGCTTCCGGTTCCACGTCGCCATGTCCGGCGCCCTCGGCCTCGGCGGGGACCTGACGGGCTGGTCCGCCGAGGAACTCGACGAAGCGGCCGCGCTCGTGGCCCAGTACAAGCAGATCCGCCCGCTGGTCCAGTACGGGATCCAGCACCGCCTCAAGGGCGCGGGCGGGGTGACGGCCGTCCACTACGCCGCCGGGGACGGTGGCGAGCACGCCGTGCTCGCCTGGCGGCCCGCGACCCGGTTCGGCCACCGGCCCGCCCCCCTCGGACTGCCCGCACTGGACACCGGCGCCCACTACCTGGACCCGGACCGGGACCAGGTGCACAGCGGCGCCGTCCTGGTCCACCGCGGCATCGAGCTCGCGCTGCCCGCCGGGGACTACGCGAGCCGGCTGATCCGGCTGCGCCGCATCACCCCCTGA